The following are encoded together in the Zingiber officinale cultivar Zhangliang chromosome 8A, Zo_v1.1, whole genome shotgun sequence genome:
- the LOC122010457 gene encoding elicitor-responsive protein 1-like isoform X1 yields the protein MALVSGIQNQILDVTVVGCSKLRDTELFSRQDPYVCIEYANSKFRTRTCTDGSKNPTFQEKFQIPLVEGLREMNVTVWNSNTLRSDDFIGSGRIQLQKVLSQGYDDNSWPLQTRHSKYAGEIKVIMHFQKASQQKPAATPPSGSPYLPGAPPPAYPPPYAPYAPTAYPGASAYSMYPPPVPSPYPSSPYPPPPQGYPTQTYPPAPYPPESYPPQYPPPPAQPYYPPGPYPGSHYPPY from the exons ATGGCGCTGGTTTCCGGAATCCAAAACCAGATCCTCGATGTCACGg TGGTTGGATGCAGCAAGCTAAGGGACACCGAGCTGTTCTCGCGCCAGGATCCGTACGTCTGCATTGAATATGCTAATTCCAAATTCCGCACACGCACCTGCACAG ATGGCAGCAAGAATCCCACCTTCCAGGAGAAATTCCAGATTCCTCTCGTCGAGGGCCTCCGGGAGATGAACGTGACAGTCTGGAATAGCAATACCTTGAGAAGCGACGATTTCATCGGCAGCGGCAG GATTCAATTGCAAAAGGTCCTATCCCAGGGTTATGATGACAATTCTTGGCCTCTACAGACTAGACATTCAAA GTACGCCGGAGAGATAAAGGTGATCATGCACTTTCAAAAAGCATCT CAGCAAAAGCCTGCCGCGACTCCTCCATCTGGGTCACCTTACTTGCCAGGAGCTCCACCTCCAGCATATCCCCCTCCTTATGCTCCATATGCACCTACGGCTTATCCTGGAGCTAGCGCATATTCAATGTATCCTCCTCCAGTTCCGTCTCCATATCCAAGTTCTCCTTATCCACCTCCACCACAAGGCTATCCAACACAAACATATCCTCCTGCTCCTTATCCACCAGAGTCCTATCCGCCGCAATATCCACCTCCACCAGCACAACCTTACTATCCACCTG GGCCTTACCCTGGTTCACACTATCCACCTTACTGA
- the LOC122012442 gene encoding heptahelical transmembrane protein ADIPOR1-like, with protein sequence MIEQFFLPTIAATTVQASYPFPNKARFHSLSSHNEMESNHHKNKQNTVMKAEEEQGLTMEEKEKPENEGKAKKQWKLVSYDELPGYMKENEFIKNYYRAEWPLKNALFSFFSWHNETLNIWTHVLGFIVFLGLTLLHVSHHVPEVAQFVGHITWTIPASTVENVSSNLGNFFGEAASYIKLPVIVSASEKSAPVAVRWPFFVFLGGAMFCLLSSSACHLFCCHSRRLNLFLLRVDYAGIAIMIVTSFFPPIYYIFQCDPHWQLIYLVSISAMGFVTVFTLLSPQFSAGEFRAYRATLFAGMGLSGIIPALHAAVVNWGEPRRNVTLAYEATMATAYLTGTAFYVARVPERWKPGRFDLAGHSHQIFHVFVIAGALAHYGAAVIFLRWRDEVGCAAAL encoded by the exons ATGATCGAACAATTCTTCCTACCAACAATAGCAGCCACAACAGTCCAAGCCTCTTATCCCTTCCCCAATAAAGCTCGTTTCCATTCCCTTTCCTCTCACAATGAGATGGAAAGCAATCACCATAAGAATAAACAGAATACAGTGATGAAGGCAGAAGAGGAACAAGGTTtaacaatggaggagaaggaaaagCCAGAAAACGAGGGGAAGGCAAAGAAGCAATGGAAGCTAGTGAGCTACGATGAGCTTCCAGGTTATATGAAGGAGAACGAGTTCATAAAAAACTACTACAGAGCCGAGTGGCCCCTAAAGAATGCTCTGTTCAGTTTCTTCTCGTGGCACAATGAAACCCTCAACATCTGGAC GCATGTGTTGGGATTCATTGTGTTCTTGGGATTAACTTTGCTCCATGTCAGTCATCATGTGCCAGAGGTGGCTCAGTTTGTTGGTCATATCACTTG GACAATCCCAGCAAGTACAGTCGAGAATGTCTCCAGCAATCTTGGCAATTTCTTTGGA GAAGCAGCTTCGTACATCAAACTGCCAGTTATCGTTTCCGCTTCCGAGAAATCGGCGCCGGTGGCCGTCCGGTGGCCCTTTTTCGTCTTCCTCGGCGGAGCCATGTTCTGCCTTCTCTCAAGCAGCGCGTGCCACCTGTTCTGCTGCCACTCGCGCCGCCTCAACCTCTTCCTCCTCCGCGTGGACTACGCCGGAATCGCCATCATGATCGTCACCTCCTTCTTTCCCCCAATCTACTACATCTTCCAGTGTGATCCTCACTGGCAGCTCATCTACCTCGTTTCCATCTCCGCCATGGGCTTCGTCACCGTCTTCACCCTCCTCTCCCCGCAGTTCTCCGCCGGGGAATTCCGCGCCTACCGCGCCACGCTCTTCGCCGGGATGGGCCTCTCCGGGATCATACCCGCCCTGCACGCGGCCGTCGTCAACTGGGGCGAACCGCGGCGCAACGTGACGCTGGCCTACGAGGCGACCATGGCGACGGCGTACCTGACGGGCACCGCCTTCTACGTGGCGCGGGTGCCGGAACGGTGGAAGCCCGGGAGGTTCGATCTCGCCGGCCACAGCCACCAGATATTCCACGTGTTCGTCATCGCCGGCGCGCTGGCGCACTACGGCGCCGCAGTAATTTTCCTACGATGGCGCGACGAGGTAGGCTGCGCGGCGGCCTTGTGA
- the LOC122010457 gene encoding elicitor-responsive protein 1-like isoform X2 has product MALVSGIQNQILDVTVVGCSKLRDTELFSRQDPYVCIEYANSKFRTRTCTDGSKNPTFQEKFQIPLVEGLREMNVTVWNSNTLRSDDFIGSGRIQLQKVLSQGYDDNSWPLQTRHSKYAGEIKVIMHFQKASQKPAATPPSGSPYLPGAPPPAYPPPYAPYAPTAYPGASAYSMYPPPVPSPYPSSPYPPPPQGYPTQTYPPAPYPPESYPPQYPPPPAQPYYPPGPYPGSHYPPY; this is encoded by the exons ATGGCGCTGGTTTCCGGAATCCAAAACCAGATCCTCGATGTCACGg TGGTTGGATGCAGCAAGCTAAGGGACACCGAGCTGTTCTCGCGCCAGGATCCGTACGTCTGCATTGAATATGCTAATTCCAAATTCCGCACACGCACCTGCACAG ATGGCAGCAAGAATCCCACCTTCCAGGAGAAATTCCAGATTCCTCTCGTCGAGGGCCTCCGGGAGATGAACGTGACAGTCTGGAATAGCAATACCTTGAGAAGCGACGATTTCATCGGCAGCGGCAG GATTCAATTGCAAAAGGTCCTATCCCAGGGTTATGATGACAATTCTTGGCCTCTACAGACTAGACATTCAAA GTACGCCGGAGAGATAAAGGTGATCATGCACTTTCAAAAAGCATCT CAAAAGCCTGCCGCGACTCCTCCATCTGGGTCACCTTACTTGCCAGGAGCTCCACCTCCAGCATATCCCCCTCCTTATGCTCCATATGCACCTACGGCTTATCCTGGAGCTAGCGCATATTCAATGTATCCTCCTCCAGTTCCGTCTCCATATCCAAGTTCTCCTTATCCACCTCCACCACAAGGCTATCCAACACAAACATATCCTCCTGCTCCTTATCCACCAGAGTCCTATCCGCCGCAATATCCACCTCCACCAGCACAACCTTACTATCCACCTG GGCCTTACCCTGGTTCACACTATCCACCTTACTGA